From the genome of Blautia pseudococcoides, one region includes:
- the yajC gene encoding preprotein translocase subunit YajC, with amino-acid sequence MLLGQASAGGAGAWATMLLPLVVFFLLMYFMIMRPQKKEQQRVKSMLSSMEVGDSVVTTSGFYGILIDITDEDVIVEFGNNRNCRIPMRKAAIAEVEKAGDGIAEKE; translated from the coding sequence ATGTTATTAGGACAGGCAAGCGCAGGCGGCGCCGGTGCATGGGCAACCATGTTACTGCCTCTGGTTGTATTTTTTCTTTTAATGTATTTCATGATCATGAGACCGCAGAAAAAGGAACAGCAGAGAGTAAAATCCATGTTATCTTCTATGGAAGTAGGCGACAGTGTGGTAACCACAAGCGGTTTTTACGGAATCTTAATTGATATTACAGATGAAGATGTTATCGTAGAATTCGGAAACAATAGAAACTGCAGAATCCCTATGAGAAAAGCGGCTATCGCAGAAGTTGAGAAAGCCGGAGACGGAATCGCAGAAAAAGAGTAA
- the sdaAB gene encoding L-serine ammonia-lyase, iron-sulfur-dependent subunit beta: MAFISLFDVIGPNMVGPSSSHTAGAASMALLARRLFPGRIKKVRFTLYGSFAQTYRGHGTDRALLGGIMGFQTDDLRIRDSLTLAQEQGLCYEFITSGELGDEHPNTADMDMEGTGGEHLFVRGVSLGGGKVKIVRLNQIEVDFTGEYSTLVVSQTDKPGVVAHITKALSEKNVNIAFMRLYREERGARAYTIVESDEKIPEDVTDIIRENPCVSNVILVQI; the protein is encoded by the coding sequence ATGGCATTTATCAGTTTATTTGATGTGATCGGGCCAAATATGGTGGGACCTTCCAGCTCTCACACCGCAGGTGCGGCATCCATGGCCCTTCTTGCGCGGAGGCTTTTTCCGGGCAGGATAAAAAAAGTGCGCTTTACCCTGTATGGTTCTTTTGCCCAGACATACCGGGGGCATGGTACAGACCGGGCACTTCTGGGAGGCATCATGGGATTTCAGACAGATGATCTGCGAATCAGGGATTCCCTGACACTGGCCCAAGAGCAGGGGCTTTGCTATGAATTTATAACCAGCGGTGAACTGGGAGATGAACACCCAAATACTGCGGATATGGATATGGAGGGTACCGGCGGGGAACATCTTTTTGTGCGTGGTGTTTCCCTGGGCGGCGGCAAGGTGAAAATTGTCCGGCTGAATCAGATAGAAGTGGATTTTACAGGGGAGTACAGCACTCTGGTTGTCAGTCAGACAGACAAGCCGGGTGTGGTGGCACATATTACCAAGGCTCTGAGCGAGAAGAATGTAAATATTGCGTTTATGCGCCTTTACCGGGAGGAAAGAGGTGCCAGGGCCTATACCATTGTGGAGTCTGATGAAAAAATACCGGAAGACGTGACAGATATAATCAGGGAAAATCCCTGTGTCTCCAACGTGATTCTGGTACAGATATAG
- the sdaAA gene encoding L-serine ammonia-lyase, iron-sulfur-dependent, subunit alpha has protein sequence MEFNQGSELLDLCREQDIPISRAMKLRETEFSRISEEEVEQKMKKSLKIMRRSAKEPLTNPKPSVGGLIGGESRKLHQHALAGRSVCGTVLQRAITYAMAVLEVNASMGVIVAAPTAGSSGVVPGVLLALQEEYDLAEKEVLNGLYTAGAIGYLLMRNASVAGAEAGCQAEVGAASAMAAAAAVEMMGGTPKQCLDAASVAISNLLGLVCDPIAGLVEYPCQNRNSVGAANALICAEQTLAGIQAVIPFDEMAQAMYHVGRSLPFELRESALGGCAATPAACRRTCEIFGS, from the coding sequence ATGGAATTCAATCAGGGCAGTGAACTTTTAGATCTATGCAGGGAGCAGGACATACCCATCTCCAGGGCTATGAAGCTTAGGGAGACGGAATTTTCCCGGATTTCAGAGGAGGAAGTGGAGCAGAAAATGAAAAAATCCCTGAAGATCATGCGACGTTCCGCAAAAGAGCCTTTGACCAATCCCAAGCCCTCCGTAGGCGGTCTGATCGGCGGAGAATCCCGCAAGCTTCATCAGCATGCTTTGGCGGGAAGGTCTGTCTGCGGGACGGTGCTTCAGCGTGCAATCACTTATGCCATGGCAGTTCTGGAGGTCAATGCCTCCATGGGTGTGATCGTGGCCGCGCCTACAGCGGGCTCTTCCGGTGTGGTACCGGGAGTGCTTCTGGCTCTGCAGGAAGAATATGATTTGGCGGAAAAGGAAGTTTTAAACGGACTTTACACAGCAGGAGCCATTGGATACCTGCTTATGCGGAATGCCTCTGTGGCAGGTGCGGAAGCGGGGTGTCAGGCGGAGGTGGGCGCAGCTTCAGCCATGGCAGCCGCGGCTGCGGTGGAGATGATGGGAGGCACACCAAAGCAGTGTCTGGATGCGGCCTCTGTGGCAATATCCAACCTGCTTGGTCTGGTCTGTGATCCCATTGCAGGCCTTGTGGAGTACCCATGTCAGAACAGGAACAGTGTGGGGGCAGCGAATGCGCTGATCTGTGCGGAGCAGACCCTTGCGGGAATCCAGGCAGTGATTCCTTTTGACGAGATGGCCCAGGCCATGTATCATGTGGGCAGAAGTCTTCCTTTTGAACTGCGGGAAAGCGCACTGGGCGGTTGTGCGGCAACCCCTGCTGCATGCAGACGTACTTGCGAGATTTTTGGAAGCTGA
- a CDS encoding AraC family transcriptional regulator, protein MEWMQRINRVMDYVEEHLRDEIHEEEISKIMACPYQNFQSLFGQVTNISFSEYIRRRKLTMAAYDLQNTDEKVLDIALKYGYQSGDAFRVAFRKMHGVNPTEVRQNAVPLMFYCRLEFQITVKGVESMRYTIEDKKAFQVLGTRMTTPYGGGTWAVVKSDGTNEKMKDVSGDFFDLGLCFGFQKDGSNDYMCAVLWDGPKVEGFVTYQYPPATWLIFQTKGKISDNILGNLWRQINQEFLPQSQYDKCGLPTIERYIFWNEAEDAGEVEVWIPVKY, encoded by the coding sequence ATGGAGTGGATGCAGCGGATAAATCGAGTGATGGATTATGTGGAGGAGCATCTTCGGGATGAGATTCATGAGGAAGAGATCAGTAAGATTATGGCGTGTCCGTATCAGAACTTTCAGAGTCTGTTCGGACAGGTGACAAACATAAGTTTTTCCGAATATATCAGAAGACGCAAGCTGACTATGGCGGCATATGATTTGCAGAATACCGATGAGAAAGTGTTGGATATTGCACTGAAATATGGATATCAGTCAGGAGATGCTTTCCGTGTGGCATTCCGCAAAATGCACGGTGTCAATCCCACGGAGGTGAGACAGAATGCTGTTCCGCTGATGTTTTACTGTAGGCTTGAATTTCAGATAACTGTAAAGGGTGTAGAGTCTATGAGGTATACGATTGAAGACAAGAAGGCATTTCAGGTACTTGGAACAAGAATGACCACGCCGTACGGAGGTGGTACCTGGGCAGTGGTGAAGAGCGACGGTACCAATGAAAAGATGAAAGATGTCAGCGGAGATTTTTTTGACCTGGGGCTGTGTTTTGGATTTCAGAAAGACGGCAGCAATGATTATATGTGCGCTGTCCTTTGGGATGGGCCAAAGGTAGAGGGATTTGTGACATATCAGTACCCGCCGGCAACGTGGCTTATTTTCCAGACAAAGGGAAAGATTTCAGATAATATACTGGGGAATTTATGGCGGCAGATCAATCAGGAATTTCTGCCCCAGAGCCAGTATGACAAATGCGGACTCCCCACTATTGAAAGATACATTTTTTGGAATGAAGCTGAGGATGCAGGGGAAGTGGAAGTCTGGATACCAGTGAAATATTAA
- a CDS encoding helix-turn-helix domain-containing protein: MTIGEKIRNARKTAKMTQKALGSSLGVSPQMIAQYESGKRQPKIEQLQKIAAALNIHISVFLEEMSESEKIKSTWERIKDNDTKRKELLIEILKTHNYKIENKDIHCLMITDSQGFGFYVNPSDFQDMALRCDKDICYNIEKLLCSSREIPTF; encoded by the coding sequence ATGACAATCGGTGAAAAAATCCGTAACGCAAGGAAAACAGCAAAAATGACGCAAAAGGCATTGGGCAGTTCTCTTGGAGTATCTCCTCAAATGATCGCTCAATATGAATCCGGAAAACGCCAGCCCAAAATAGAGCAGCTACAAAAAATCGCGGCTGCTTTAAATATCCATATTTCTGTTTTTTTAGAAGAAATGTCAGAATCGGAAAAAATAAAAAGCACTTGGGAACGGATCAAAGATAATGATACGAAAAGAAAAGAACTTCTTATTGAGATATTAAAAACTCATAATTATAAAATAGAAAATAAAGATATTCACTGCTTAATGATAACTGACAGCCAAGGATTTGGTTTCTATGTGAATCCATCAGATTTTCAGGATATGGCGCTGCGCTGTGACAAAGACATATGTTATAATATTGAAAAGCTATTATGTAGTTCAAGAGAAATACCAACTTTCTAA
- a CDS encoding TraX family protein — MYDEKVVKQMLYNGGEKMRIDRVKLVTELAKRDMTQKKLAEIAGISISNFNEEFIVRVVAPLLGSVFYVEGGLLFIILSLLFYIFHNRKLLLSLSFTGFAVTYTALFQFNILERTRNYLDRISGHILGEIFFFISVTILNIAPMNIYEHSLLYDNYVWMMLLSIPFILSYNGKRGIGMRYFFYLYYPLHLIILSIISFKFSVS, encoded by the coding sequence ATGTATGATGAAAAGGTAGTTAAGCAAATGCTTTATAACGGAGGTGAGAAAATGCGAATTGACAGAGTGAAACTGGTGACGGAACTGGCCAAAAGGGATATGACGCAGAAGAAACTGGCAGAGATCGCGGGGATTTCCATCTCCAATTTTAACGAAGAATTTATCGTACGTGTTGTAGCACCATTACTGGGAAGTGTATTTTATGTCGAAGGTGGATTGTTATTTATAATTCTGTCTTTGTTATTTTATATTTTTCATAATCGCAAACTACTATTATCTTTATCATTCACTGGATTTGCAGTAACATATACAGCATTGTTTCAATTTAACATATTAGAAAGAACTAGAAATTATTTGGACCGCATATCAGGGCATATTCTTGGTGAAATATTTTTTTTTATATCTGTTACCATATTAAATATTGCACCAATGAATATTTATGAACATTCTCTATTATATGATAATTATGTCTGGATGATGTTATTGTCTATTCCATTCATTCTTTCATATAATGGAAAAAGGGGTATTGGGATGAGGTATTTTTTTTATCTCTATTATCCACTTCATTTAATTATATTAAGTATTATTTCATTTAAGTTTTCTGTATCATAA
- a CDS encoding site-specific integrase: MAIASCALRKCKQVGIPYKGVHALRRTVSSNLKNMGVPTVVVSSMLGQTSIVNENNYTYDIASMEEKRRVLAQMDEKVTSL; the protein is encoded by the coding sequence ATGGCGATCGCATCCTGCGCTTTACGAAAATGCAAGCAGGTGGGGATACCCTATAAGGGCGTACATGCATTAAGACGTACAGTTTCATCCAATCTAAAAAATATGGGAGTACCTACGGTAGTTGTATCTTCAATGCTCGGCCAAACATCTATAGTGAATGAAAATAATTACACATATGATATTGCAAGTATGGAAGAAAAACGAAGAGTTTTAGCGCAAATGGATGAAAAGGTTACTTCATTGTAA
- the leuB gene encoding 3-isopropylmalate dehydrogenase produces the protein MNYKIALIPGDGIGPEIVTEAKKVLDQVCGVYGHSFSYEEVLLGGASIDVHGVPLTDEAVETAKASDAVLMGSIGGDAKTSPWYQLEPSKRPEAGLLAIRKALNLFANLRPAYLYDELKGACPLKEEVIGDGFDMIIVRELTGGLYFGERKTVVENGVTTAVDTLTYNENEIRRIAVKAFDIAMKRNKKVTSVDKANVLDSSRLWRRVVEEVAKDYPEVALEHMLVDNCAMQLVHDPGQFDVILTENMFGDILSDEASMVTGSIGMLSSASLNETKFGLYEPSHGSAPDIAGKGIANPLATILSAAMMLRYSLDLDKEADAVEAAVQKVLTEGYRTVDIMADGMKQVGTKEMGDLIAERI, from the coding sequence ATGAACTATAAAATTGCATTGATCCCAGGTGATGGAATCGGACCCGAGATTGTGACAGAGGCTAAAAAGGTACTGGATCAGGTATGCGGAGTCTATGGTCACAGCTTTTCTTATGAGGAGGTGCTGCTGGGCGGGGCTTCCATTGATGTGCACGGTGTGCCGCTGACAGATGAGGCTGTGGAGACTGCAAAAGCTTCGGATGCTGTGCTTATGGGGTCCATTGGAGGAGATGCCAAAACCTCTCCCTGGTATCAGCTGGAGCCTTCAAAACGTCCGGAGGCAGGACTTTTAGCGATCAGAAAAGCCCTGAATCTGTTTGCTAATCTACGTCCGGCCTATCTGTACGATGAACTGAAAGGTGCCTGCCCTCTTAAGGAGGAAGTGATCGGTGATGGATTTGACATGATCATTGTCAGAGAGCTGACCGGCGGCCTGTATTTTGGTGAGAGAAAAACCGTGGTGGAAAACGGTGTGACAACAGCCGTTGATACCCTTACATACAATGAAAATGAAATTCGCAGGATTGCTGTCAAGGCATTTGATATTGCCATGAAAAGAAATAAAAAGGTCACAAGCGTGGACAAAGCCAATGTACTGGATTCATCAAGACTCTGGAGAAGGGTAGTGGAAGAGGTGGCAAAGGACTATCCGGAGGTGGCACTGGAACACATGCTGGTGGATAATTGTGCTATGCAGCTTGTCCATGATCCGGGTCAGTTTGATGTCATTCTCACAGAGAACATGTTCGGTGATATTTTGTCTGACGAAGCCAGCATGGTGACAGGTTCCATCGGAATGCTCTCCTCAGCCAGCTTAAATGAGACAAAATTCGGGCTTTATGAGCCGAGCCACGGTTCTGCTCCCGATATTGCAGGAAAAGGAATTGCCAATCCTCTTGCAACTATCTTATCAGCAGCCATGATGCTGCGCTACTCTCTGGACCTGGACAAAGAGGCAGATGCTGTGGAAGCAGCTGTACAGAAAGTCCTTACTGAGGGATACCGCACAGTGGATATTATGGCAGATGGTATGAAACAGGTGGGTACCAAAGAGATGGGAGATTTGATCGCAGAGAGAATCTGA
- the ilvD gene encoding dihydroxy-acid dehydratase encodes MRSDAVKTGMQQAPHRSLFNALGMTKEELERPLVGIVSSYNEIVPGHMNLDKIVDAVKLGVAMAGGTPIMFPAIAVCDGIAMGHTGMKYSLVTRDLIADSTEAMAMAHQFDALVMVPNCDKNVPGLLMAAARINVPTVFVSGGPMLAGRVHGQKRSLSSMFEAVGSYSAGTMTAEEVEEFENKVCPTCGSCSGMYTANSMNCLTEVLGMGLNGNGTIPAVYSERIKLAKHAGMQVMEMYRQNIRPRDIMTKDAIMNALTVDMALGCSTNSMLHLPAIAHEIGWDFDITFANEVSAKTPNLCHLAPAGPTYIEDLNEAGGVYAVMNELTKKDLLNLDCMTVTGKTVGENIKDCENRNPEVIRPVENPYSQTGGLAVLTGNLAPDGGVVKRSAVCEEMMMHEGPARVFDCEEDAIDAIKGGKIVAGDVVVIRYEGPKGGPGMREMLNPTSAIAGMGLGSSVALITDGRFSGASRGASIGHISPEAAVGGPIALVKEGDIIRINIPENKLELAVSEEEMDKRKAEWQPREPKVNTGYLARYAAMVTSGNRGAVLEIQK; translated from the coding sequence ATGAGAAGTGATGCAGTAAAAACAGGCATGCAGCAGGCACCGCACCGTTCCCTGTTCAATGCCCTGGGAATGACAAAAGAGGAGCTGGAGAGGCCGCTGGTAGGTATTGTCAGCTCCTACAATGAGATTGTACCGGGCCACATGAACCTGGATAAAATTGTGGATGCCGTAAAATTAGGTGTTGCTATGGCAGGGGGAACCCCTATCATGTTTCCGGCTATTGCTGTTTGCGATGGTATTGCCATGGGACATACAGGAATGAAATATTCTCTGGTGACCAGAGATTTGATCGCAGATTCCACAGAGGCTATGGCTATGGCACATCAGTTTGACGCTCTGGTTATGGTGCCCAACTGTGACAAGAATGTGCCGGGCCTTTTGATGGCAGCAGCCAGAATCAATGTACCCACCGTATTTGTAAGCGGCGGCCCCATGCTGGCAGGCCGTGTGCATGGTCAGAAGAGAAGTCTTTCCTCCATGTTCGAGGCTGTGGGTTCCTACAGTGCGGGAACCATGACAGCAGAGGAAGTGGAAGAGTTTGAAAATAAAGTATGCCCCACCTGCGGCTCCTGTTCCGGTATGTACACTGCAAACAGCATGAACTGCCTGACAGAGGTGCTGGGTATGGGATTAAATGGAAACGGAACCATTCCGGCTGTATATTCCGAGAGGATCAAACTGGCAAAACATGCAGGGATGCAGGTAATGGAAATGTACAGACAGAATATCCGGCCCCGGGACATTATGACAAAAGACGCTATTATGAATGCTCTGACTGTTGACATGGCTCTTGGATGTTCCACCAACAGTATGCTGCATCTGCCGGCGATCGCCCATGAGATCGGATGGGATTTTGATATTACCTTCGCTAATGAAGTGAGTGCGAAGACGCCCAACCTGTGCCATCTGGCACCTGCAGGGCCCACCTACATAGAAGACTTAAATGAGGCCGGCGGTGTATATGCAGTCATGAACGAGCTTACGAAAAAAGACCTGCTGAATTTAGACTGTATGACAGTGACAGGAAAAACAGTAGGTGAAAATATTAAGGATTGCGAAAACAGGAACCCGGAAGTTATCCGTCCTGTAGAGAACCCTTACAGCCAGACAGGCGGTCTTGCGGTCCTGACCGGCAATCTGGCACCGGACGGCGGGGTGGTAAAACGCTCTGCAGTCTGTGAGGAGATGATGATGCACGAAGGTCCCGCGAGAGTCTTTGACTGCGAGGAAGATGCCATTGATGCCATCAAAGGCGGCAAAATCGTAGCAGGGGATGTTGTGGTGATCCGTTATGAGGGACCAAAAGGCGGTCCGGGCATGAGAGAGATGCTGAACCCAACATCCGCTATTGCAGGTATGGGACTTGGTTCCAGCGTGGCTCTGATCACGGACGGACGGTTCTCAGGCGCTTCCCGTGGGGCTTCTATTGGCCATATTTCTCCGGAGGCAGCCGTAGGCGGTCCTATTGCCCTTGTGAAAGAGGGAGATATCATCCGCATCAATATTCCGGAAAATAAGCTGGAACTGGCAGTTTCAGAGGAGGAAATGGACAAGAGAAAAGCTGAGTGGCAGCCAAGAGAGCCGAAAGTGAACACGGGATACCTGGCACGCTATGCGGCTATGGTAACCAGCGGAAACAGGGGCGCCGTTCTGGAAATCCAGAAATAA
- the ilvB gene encoding biosynthetic-type acetolactate synthase large subunit — translation MQLTGAEIVIECLKEQGVDTVFGYPGGTILNIYDELYKHSHEIHHVLTSHEQGAAHAADGFARSTGKVGVCFATSGPGATNLVTGIATAHMDSVPVVAITCNVGVPLLGKDSFQEVDIAGVVMPITKHSFIVKDVKKLAKTIRRAFVIAKSGRPGPVLVDITKDVTAAKTDFENIVPKPVKPSVAEIEEADLAKAADMIQEAKRPFIFVGGGAIAANAWEELRIFAHKIQAPVTDSLMGKGAFSGEDELYTGMLGMHGTKASNLGVTKCDLLITVGARFSDRVTGNTRNFARNAKVIQIDVDAAEINKNVLVDCSVVGDAREVLKRLNDMLEQKEHKEWLEYVEELKEKYPLRYNEEGLSGPAIIEEIYHQTKGDAIIVTEVGQHQMWAAQYYKYKTPRTFLSSGGLGTMGYGLGAAIGAKMGNPDKVVINVAGDGCFRMNMNEIATATRNDVPLIQVVINNQVLGMVRQWQTLFYEGRYSNTVLKDKVDFVKLAEAMGAVGIRVTTKEELREALAKAIELNTTVVMDCMIDSDDKVFPMVPAGANIEDAFDEEDLKAKQK, via the coding sequence ATGCAGTTGACAGGAGCAGAAATAGTAATCGAATGTTTAAAAGAGCAGGGTGTAGATACCGTTTTTGGTTATCCGGGCGGAACGATTCTGAATATTTATGATGAGCTATACAAACACAGCCATGAGATTCATCACGTACTCACTTCCCACGAGCAGGGCGCAGCCCATGCAGCGGACGGCTTTGCCCGTTCCACAGGAAAAGTGGGAGTATGTTTTGCAACCAGCGGCCCAGGTGCCACCAACCTTGTGACAGGGATCGCAACGGCGCACATGGACTCCGTCCCCGTCGTTGCCATTACCTGTAATGTGGGGGTTCCCCTTCTTGGAAAAGACAGTTTCCAGGAGGTGGACATAGCAGGCGTCGTTATGCCTATTACAAAACACAGTTTTATTGTAAAAGACGTGAAGAAGCTGGCAAAAACAATCCGCCGTGCTTTTGTCATTGCGAAGAGCGGACGTCCCGGCCCGGTTCTAGTGGATATTACCAAGGATGTAACTGCGGCCAAGACAGACTTTGAAAATATAGTGCCGAAGCCGGTGAAACCCTCTGTGGCCGAGATCGAAGAGGCAGATCTGGCGAAGGCTGCGGACATGATCCAGGAGGCAAAGCGTCCCTTCATTTTTGTGGGCGGCGGAGCCATCGCAGCAAATGCCTGGGAGGAGCTGCGCATTTTTGCCCATAAGATCCAGGCACCTGTAACAGATTCCCTTATGGGAAAGGGCGCGTTCTCCGGAGAAGATGAGCTGTACACAGGTATGCTGGGTATGCATGGAACCAAGGCTTCCAATCTGGGCGTGACAAAATGTGATTTGCTTATTACTGTTGGCGCCAGATTCAGCGACCGTGTAACCGGCAATACCAGGAACTTTGCCAGGAACGCAAAAGTGATCCAGATTGATGTGGATGCTGCAGAAATCAATAAAAATGTGCTGGTTGACTGCAGTGTTGTGGGAGATGCCAGGGAAGTGCTGAAACGCCTCAATGACATGCTGGAGCAGAAAGAACATAAGGAGTGGCTGGAATACGTTGAGGAGCTGAAAGAAAAATATCCTCTGCGCTACAATGAGGAGGGCCTAAGCGGTCCGGCTATTATTGAGGAAATCTACCATCAGACAAAAGGCGATGCCATAATCGTTACAGAGGTGGGGCAGCATCAGATGTGGGCTGCCCAGTATTACAAATATAAAACACCCCGCACATTTTTGTCCTCAGGCGGATTGGGAACCATGGGCTACGGCCTGGGTGCAGCCATAGGTGCCAAGATGGGCAATCCTGACAAGGTAGTTATCAATGTGGCAGGAGACGGCTGTTTCCGCATGAATATGAATGAGATTGCAACCGCCACAAGAAATGATGTTCCTCTCATTCAGGTGGTCATCAACAACCAGGTCCTTGGAATGGTTCGGCAGTGGCAAACTTTGTTCTATGAAGGCAGATATTCCAATACAGTATTAAAGGATAAAGTTGATTTTGTAAAACTGGCGGAAGCTATGGGGGCAGTGGGGATCCGCGTGACCACAAAGGAAGAACTCAGGGAAGCTTTGGCAAAAGCCATTGAGTTAAATACAACGGTTGTTATGGACTGTATGATCGACAGCGACGACAAGGTGTTTCCAATGGTGCCGGCAGGCGCCAACATTGAGGATGCGTTTGATGAGGAAGACCTGAAAGCAAAACAGAAATAG
- the serC gene encoding 3-phosphoserine/phosphohydroxythreonine transaminase — translation MSRVYNFSAGPAVLPEEVLQEAAAEMLDYKGTGMSVMEMSHRSKAFEDIIHTAEADLRELLHIPDNYKVLFLQGGAHQQFAMIPMNLMKNKVADYIVTGQWAKKAWQEAQKYGTANKAASSEDKTYSYIPDCSDLPISPDADYVYICENNTIYGTKFKTLPNTKGKTLVADVSSCFLSEPMDVEKYGVIYGGAQKNIGPAGVVIAIIREDLITEDVLPGTPTMLTYKTHADAESLYNTPNCYGIYMCGKVFQWLKKQGGLGAMKEHNEKKAKILYDYLDESAMFRGTVEPASRSLMNVPFVTGDKNLDAKFIKEATEAGFVNLKGHRSVGGMRASIYNAMPIQGVEALVAFMKKFEKENA, via the coding sequence GTGAGCAGAGTTTATAACTTTTCAGCAGGGCCGGCGGTTCTGCCGGAGGAAGTGCTGCAGGAAGCAGCAGCAGAGATGCTGGATTATAAGGGAACAGGCATGTCCGTGATGGAGATGAGCCACCGTTCCAAAGCATTCGAGGATATTATACATACTGCAGAGGCAGATTTGCGAGAACTGCTGCACATTCCTGACAACTATAAAGTATTATTTCTGCAGGGCGGTGCCCATCAGCAGTTCGCCATGATTCCTATGAACCTGATGAAAAATAAAGTGGCTGACTACATTGTCACAGGCCAGTGGGCGAAAAAGGCATGGCAGGAGGCACAGAAGTACGGGACAGCAAACAAGGCTGCATCCTCTGAGGATAAGACATATTCCTATATTCCGGATTGCTCTGATCTTCCCATAAGCCCGGATGCGGATTACGTGTACATCTGCGAAAACAATACGATCTACGGAACAAAATTTAAAACACTGCCGAATACAAAGGGTAAAACTCTGGTAGCTGATGTTTCCTCCTGCTTTCTCTCCGAACCTATGGATGTGGAAAAATACGGTGTTATTTACGGCGGCGCACAGAAGAATATTGGTCCTGCCGGTGTGGTGATCGCCATTATCCGCGAGGATTTGATCACAGAGGATGTTCTTCCCGGCACACCAACCATGCTGACATACAAGACACATGCAGATGCAGAGTCCTTGTACAATACACCTAACTGCTACGGGATCTATATGTGCGGCAAGGTATTCCAGTGGCTGAAGAAACAGGGTGGTCTGGGAGCCATGAAAGAGCATAATGAGAAAAAGGCCAAAATCCTTTATGATTACCTGGATGAGAGCGCAATGTTTAGAGGAACAGTGGAACCGGCTTCCCGTTCGCTGATGAATGTGCCTTTTGTCACAGGGGATAAAAATTTGGATGCAAAATTTATAAAAGAGGCCACAGAGGCAGGATTTGTAAATCTGAAAGGCCACAGAAGTGTAGGCGGTATGCGTGCCAGCATTTACAATGCCATGCCGATACAAGGTGTGGAGGCGCTGGTTGCTTTCATGAAAAAATTTGAAAAGGAGAACGCTTGA